The following coding sequences lie in one Capnocytophaga stomatis genomic window:
- the groL gene encoding chaperonin GroEL (60 kDa chaperone family; promotes refolding of misfolded polypeptides especially under stressful conditions; forms two stacked rings of heptamers to form a barrel-shaped 14mer; ends can be capped by GroES; misfolded proteins enter the barrel where they are refolded when GroES binds), giving the protein MAKEIKFDIEAREGLKRGVDALANAVKVTLGPKGRNVIISKSFGSPHITKDGVTVAKEVELEDALENMGAQMVKEVASKTNDLAGDGTTTATVLAQAIVKEGLKNVAAGANPMDLKRGIDKAVSKIVENLEKQAKEVGSSSEKIRQVASISANNDDTIGELIATAFGKVGKEGVITVEEAKGTDTYVDVVEGMQFDRGYLSPYFVTDSEKMVAELDRPYILLYDKKISTMKDLLPVLEPVAQSGKPLLIIAEDIDGEALATLVVNKLRGTLRIAAVKAPGFGDRRKAMLEDIAILTGGTVIAEERGFSLENATVEMLGTAEKVTIDKDNTTIVNGAGDAEQIKARVNQIKAQIEVTTSDYDREKLQERLAKLSGGVAVLYVGAASEVEMKEKKDRVDDALHATRAAVEEGIVAGGGIALLRAKAVLAKIKPVNADEATGIQIVAKALEAPLRTIVENAGVEGSVVVARVQEAARDTFGYNAKTGQYSDMFKAGIIDPKKVTRVALENAASVAGMILTTECALVDIKEEKGAGMPPMGGGMPGMM; this is encoded by the coding sequence ATGGCAAAAGAAATTAAATTTGATATAGAAGCACGCGAAGGGTTAAAGCGTGGTGTTGATGCGTTAGCAAACGCAGTAAAAGTTACTTTAGGACCTAAAGGGAGAAACGTAATTATCAGTAAATCATTTGGTTCTCCTCATATTACTAAAGATGGTGTAACTGTTGCAAAAGAAGTTGAGTTAGAAGATGCTCTCGAAAATATGGGAGCTCAAATGGTAAAAGAAGTTGCTTCAAAAACCAATGATTTGGCTGGTGACGGAACAACTACGGCAACCGTTTTAGCACAAGCTATCGTTAAGGAAGGCTTGAAAAACGTAGCGGCTGGAGCAAATCCAATGGATTTAAAACGAGGAATTGACAAAGCTGTTTCAAAAATTGTTGAAAATTTAGAGAAACAAGCTAAGGAAGTAGGTTCTTCTTCTGAAAAAATTCGTCAAGTAGCTTCAATTTCAGCAAATAATGATGATACTATCGGAGAGCTAATCGCGACAGCTTTCGGAAAAGTAGGAAAAGAAGGTGTTATCACTGTTGAAGAAGCAAAAGGGACTGATACTTACGTAGACGTAGTTGAAGGAATGCAGTTCGACAGAGGTTACCTTTCTCCGTATTTCGTAACAGATTCAGAGAAAATGGTTGCCGAGTTAGACAGACCTTATATCTTGCTTTATGACAAGAAAATTTCTACAATGAAAGATTTATTGCCTGTATTAGAGCCTGTTGCTCAGTCAGGTAAACCTTTGTTAATCATTGCGGAAGATATTGACGGAGAGGCATTGGCTACTTTGGTGGTTAATAAATTGAGAGGAACATTGCGTATTGCTGCAGTAAAAGCTCCCGGATTTGGTGACAGAAGAAAAGCAATGTTGGAAGATATCGCAATCCTTACAGGAGGAACAGTTATTGCTGAGGAAAGAGGATTTTCTCTTGAAAATGCAACTGTTGAAATGTTAGGAACCGCAGAGAAAGTAACTATTGATAAAGATAATACAACTATTGTAAACGGGGCAGGTGATGCAGAGCAAATTAAAGCACGTGTAAACCAAATCAAAGCTCAAATTGAAGTAACTACTTCTGACTATGACCGTGAAAAACTACAAGAGCGTTTGGCAAAATTGTCAGGTGGTGTGGCGGTTCTTTACGTTGGAGCTGCTTCGGAAGTGGAAATGAAGGAGAAAAAAGACCGCGTTGATGATGCTCTTCACGCAACACGAGCTGCTGTTGAAGAAGGTATCGTAGCTGGTGGAGGAATTGCGTTGCTTCGTGCTAAAGCGGTGTTAGCGAAAATTAAGCCGGTAAATGCTGATGAAGCAACTGGTATTCAGATAGTTGCTAAGGCTTTGGAAGCTCCATTACGTACTATTGTTGAAAATGCTGGAGTTGAAGGTTCGGTAGTAGTTGCTCGTGTACAAGAAGCTGCTCGTGACACATTCGGTTACAATGCTAAAACAGGTCAGTACAGTGATATGTTCAAAGCTGGAATCATTGATCCTAAGAAAGTTACGCGTGTAGCGTTGGAAAATGCTGCTTCAGTTGCGGGAATGATTCTGACTACTGAATGTGCTTTGGTTGACATCAAAGAAGAAAAAGGAGCAGGAATGCCTCCGATGGGCGGCGGAATGCCAGGAATGATGTAA
- a CDS encoding four helix bundle protein translates to MRDFKKFVVWQLSHRLVLNIYQVTKNFPKEEVFGLTSQIRRSFDSISYNISEGAGRVSEKEFANFINIALGSSNEAENQLLLAKDLGYINQDNFEILNNDLIAIKKQLVSLRNKLIK, encoded by the coding sequence ATGAGAGATTTCAAAAAGTTTGTAGTTTGGCAATTAAGCCATCGGTTAGTTTTGAATATCTATCAAGTTACTAAAAACTTTCCGAAAGAAGAGGTTTTTGGACTAACTTCGCAAATAAGAAGGTCTTTTGACTCCATTTCGTATAATATATCGGAAGGAGCGGGCAGAGTTTCCGAAAAAGAATTCGCAAATTTTATCAATATCGCTCTTGGTTCGTCAAATGAAGCTGAAAATCAATTGTTATTAGCAAAGGATTTGGGTTACATCAACCAAGATAATTTTGAAATCTTGAATAATGACTTAATCGCAATCAAAAAGCAATTAGTATCATTACGTAATAAATTAATAAAATAA
- a CDS encoding co-chaperone GroES has protein sequence MAKVKIKPLADRVLIEPAVAETTTASGIIIPDTAKEKPQKGTVVAVGAGTKDNPVTLKVGDVVLYGKYAGTELKLEGKDYLIMRENDVLAVI, from the coding sequence ATGGCAAAAGTGAAAATTAAGCCTTTGGCTGACAGAGTATTAATCGAACCTGCTGTAGCTGAAACCACTACGGCATCGGGTATTATCATTCCTGATACTGCAAAAGAAAAACCACAAAAAGGAACTGTAGTTGCTGTGGGTGCAGGAACAAAGGACAATCCAGTTACTTTAAAAGTTGGAGATGTGGTTCTTTACGGGAAATACGCGGGAACTGAACTTAAATTGGAAGGAAAAGACTATCTCATTATGAGAGAAAATGATGTTTTGGCAGTGATTTAA
- the secG gene encoding preprotein translocase subunit SecG translates to MTTFNIFLILIVVVCLLLALVIMVQNPKGGGLSSSFGGNTQVVGGVKKTGDFLERSTWTFATLLAVLILVANTLLQSNTTTGSDSKLLDGAPVQNNILNTPASTNGAEQPGTTSNTAQ, encoded by the coding sequence ATGACAACATTCAACATTTTTTTAATCCTTATTGTAGTAGTATGCTTGCTACTTGCGTTGGTTATTATGGTTCAAAATCCTAAAGGAGGAGGGCTTTCTTCTTCTTTTGGTGGAAATACGCAAGTTGTAGGAGGAGTTAAAAAGACGGGAGACTTTTTAGAACGTAGTACTTGGACGTTTGCAACCCTTTTAGCCGTACTGATTTTAGTGGCTAATACTTTGTTGCAATCAAATACAACAACAGGTTCTGATTCAAAATTGTTGGACGGAGCTCCTGTGCAAAATAACATTTTGAATACGCCGGCTTCTACAAACGGAGCAGAGCAACCGGGAACAACTTCAAACACAGCACAATAA
- a CDS encoding LptE family protein, translating to MKNFFLLFIVLTITGCGVYNFTGGSTGDAKTFQVNFFRNDAPLVEPGLDRDFTIALQDLINNQTNLSLTDRNGDLVYEGEIVEFNITPMTATAQQTAAQNRLTIAVNVRFTNNVEENKDFEKRFSFYYDYPGSSQLSSVKGTAIPEIFERITQDIFNASLADW from the coding sequence ATGAAGAATTTTTTTCTCTTATTTATAGTTCTAACAATAACAGGATGTGGGGTTTATAACTTTACGGGAGGAAGTACGGGAGATGCAAAAACGTTTCAAGTGAACTTCTTTCGTAATGATGCTCCTTTGGTAGAACCGGGTTTGGACAGAGATTTTACCATCGCATTACAAGATTTGATTAACAATCAAACAAATTTGTCTTTGACGGACAGAAACGGAGATTTGGTCTATGAAGGTGAAATAGTGGAGTTTAACATTACACCAATGACGGCTACGGCACAGCAAACGGCAGCTCAAAACCGGCTTACAATAGCTGTGAATGTGCGTTTTACCAATAATGTGGAAGAAAATAAGGATTTTGAAAAACGCTTTTCCTTTTATTATGATTATCCTGGGTCTTCCCAGTTGAGTTCGGTGAAAGGCACGGCAATTCCTGAGATTTTTGAACGAATAACCCAAGATATTTTTAACGCGTCACTGGCTGATTGGTAA
- the rplU gene encoding 50S ribosomal protein L21: MYAIVEIAGQQFKVSKDQKVFVHRLQNQEGEKVAFNNVLLLDNNGTITVGAPAIDGASVEAKVVKHLKGDKVIVFKKKRRKGFKVKNGHRQYLTEILVENIIASGAAAKPAKTEKKEEKPSKSAKADDLKKIEGIGPKASEALVAAGVDTFAKLAKKSADEIKTILAEASSTLAHLDPQTWAAQAQLAADGKWDELKKWQDELNGGIVK, translated from the coding sequence ATGTATGCAATTGTAGAGATAGCAGGGCAACAATTTAAAGTTTCAAAAGACCAAAAAGTGTTTGTTCACCGTTTACAAAACCAAGAAGGAGAGAAAGTTGCGTTTAACAACGTTCTTCTTTTGGACAACAACGGAACAATTACCGTAGGCGCCCCAGCTATAGATGGTGCTTCAGTTGAAGCAAAGGTGGTAAAACATCTTAAAGGAGACAAAGTTATTGTTTTCAAAAAGAAAAGACGCAAAGGTTTCAAAGTTAAAAATGGTCACAGACAATATTTGACTGAAATCCTTGTTGAAAACATCATCGCATCAGGAGCTGCTGCTAAACCAGCAAAAACTGAAAAAAAAGAAGAAAAACCTTCAAAATCAGCAAAAGCTGACGATTTGAAAAAAATCGAAGGAATTGGACCAAAAGCATCAGAAGCTCTTGTAGCGGCTGGCGTGGACACGTTTGCTAAATTAGCCAAAAAATCAGCAGACGAAATCAAAACTATTTTGGCAGAAGCAAGTTCAACATTAGCTCACTTAGACCCTCAAACTTGGGCTGCACAAGCTCAATTAGCCGCTGATGGCAAATGGGACGAATTGAAAAAATGGCAAGATGAGCTTAATGGCGGTATTGTAAAATAA
- the rpmA gene encoding 50S ribosomal protein L27, producing MAHKKGVGSSKNGRESHSKRLGVKIYGGQAAIAGNIIVRQRGTQHNAGENVYIGKDHTLHAKIDGIVKFEKKKNNKSYVSIVPFEA from the coding sequence ATGGCTCACAAGAAAGGTGTCGGTAGTTCGAAGAACGGAAGAGAATCTCACTCTAAACGATTAGGAGTGAAAATTTATGGTGGACAAGCTGCTATTGCTGGTAACATCATTGTAAGACAAAGAGGAACTCAACATAATGCAGGCGAAAACGTGTACATAGGTAAAGACCATACTTTGCACGCTAAAATCGACGGTATTGTTAAGTTCGAGAAAAAGAAAAATAATAAATCATACGTTTCAATTGTTCCTTTTGAAGCATAA
- a CDS encoding DUF2149 domain-containing protein, translated as MKPTKRISPLLKGKDESDPLSVIVNLFDVAMVFAVALMVAMVMNMNMTEMFTNEDFTIVKNPGKDNMEIITKEGKKINKYVPSNTNGDSQKRGKRIGTAYQLENGDIIYLPD; from the coding sequence ATGAAGCCAACCAAACGCATATCACCTTTGCTGAAAGGAAAAGACGAAAGTGACCCGCTTAGCGTTATTGTCAATCTTTTTGATGTGGCGATGGTTTTCGCTGTGGCACTGATGGTTGCAATGGTGATGAATATGAATATGACAGAAATGTTTACCAATGAGGATTTTACTATTGTTAAAAATCCGGGTAAGGATAATATGGAAATCATTACCAAGGAAGGAAAAAAAATAAATAAATATGTGCCTTCAAATACCAATGGCGATTCTCAAAAGCGAGGCAAACGCATCGGTACAGCATATCAACTTGAAAATGGCGATATTATTTATCTTCCTGATTGA
- a CDS encoding MotA/TolQ/ExbB proton channel family protein: METISKILFWVSNSLLIPDIIVLLYLFVKSLLMVGSSYNRFINKQKNDKLLNEIIKSSTPDTIENIKNILPERDNSLYMRYLRDMLSHKPDLAYTEFLITNFEIDAEKDIAASKLLAKIGPVLGLIGTLIAMSPALVGLSSGDISGMAYNMQIVFATTVVGLVISMVGIVTQQFKQRWYTQESNNLYYISQVRNQNIAQ; this comes from the coding sequence ATGGAAACCATTTCTAAGATATTGTTTTGGGTATCAAATAGTTTGCTTATACCTGATATTATCGTATTGTTGTATCTGTTTGTGAAATCCTTGCTTATGGTGGGCAGCTCTTATAATCGATTCATTAACAAGCAAAAGAATGACAAATTACTGAATGAAATCATCAAATCCAGTACGCCCGATACAATTGAAAATATTAAAAATATACTTCCTGAGAGAGATAATTCGTTGTATATGCGTTATTTGCGAGATATGTTGTCACACAAACCAGACCTTGCCTACACGGAATTTCTCATTACAAATTTTGAAATTGACGCCGAGAAAGACATTGCAGCTTCAAAACTTTTGGCGAAGATAGGTCCTGTTCTTGGGCTTATCGGAACGCTTATAGCGATGAGTCCTGCATTGGTAGGCTTGTCGTCAGGAGATATTTCAGGTATGGCTTACAATATGCAAATTGTATTTGCGACGACTGTTGTAGGGCTTGTAATTAGTATGGTAGGGATTGTTACACAGCAATTTAAACAACGATGGTACACCCAAGAGTCTAATAATTTGTATTATATTTCACAAGTTCGTAACCAAAACATTGCCCAATGA
- a CDS encoding cobaltochelatase subunit CobN: MKTKKIFLLSFAALLLVAIGLLGWKKWAAPTRIALVNFPSFQASNIALSNTDDFIKYESVSVDEIDNLEGYDFILAWAMGMKINDEQRGKFVEISKKVPTHFFVVTSPENKISSLDSLQLKNVTDYLDSGDKKNYQNLGRYIRQSIDQKKMFVTTPEAPSVGKKDVLFHIDENVDFSDVSSFEQYLKDNNWYKENAPKIVIISGIHSPFGGNREYINDIIRSLESKGNNVYPVFSFDKRLEFLQKISPDAVVYFPHGRLSMMNGDVFVEYLKQRNIPIFAPISILQLEEDWFKDKMGMFGGFMGQTIVMPELDGAIYPYVIIAQEKNDKGFFAFKTIANRLDKFSQIVQNFIQLKNIPTSEKKVAIYYFKGIGSHALAGQGLEAGASLYNLLKRMKAEGFKVENLPENVREFEALLDRSGSVIPDKAFGVFDKFIKEGNPALVETSEYEKWLEKSLTKSAYDNVINTYGAPEGGYMSVNQNGKDYLAVAQITLGNVVILPQPAAALGKDDFTMAHGVEEPPTHAYLGSYFWVQNTFKADALLHFGTHGSLEFTPGKQVALCSDDWSDVLVGTIPHFYYYTIANIGESMMAKRRSYATTLSYLTPAFTETDMRNTFNRLQDYIRNYLKAPDNQKKEASLLVKKVAVDMGLHRDLRLDSIRSVPYSEEDIMKLDNFAEEISTEKINGTLYITGEPYTQDKILSTVMAMGADPIAYSLANLDKQEGKVSDKELKSQVFFTQKYLNPAKDLIHQILAGKEASSELTASFADISVEEIEKSKQMLAPMRMPFVMGSGSTDKKNDSKVASQGKPDKENQAKGDFAGKKPSIPDSVKSKMSPMANMGGMPQKGKKTTYTKAEKERARAIVEIDRTITNIVKYREALLQSPDLEMKSLFNAMKGGYVLPSSGGDLVANPRAIPTGRNLYSINAEITPTEVAWDRGVALAQNTIDTYFNQHGKYPQKIAYTFWSSEFIETEGVSIAQALYMLGVEPMRDSFGRITDLQLVPSEKLKRPRIDIVVQTSGQFRDLAASRLFLLTRAIELASSASGEEYENYVNKGSQDIEKTLVDKGISPKEARELSKQRIFGGLGGGYSTGTKELMLSGDKWESQNDIAEVYINNMGAVYGLEKEWGEHRAALFEASLQNTDVLIQPRQSNVWGALSLDHVFEFMGGMNTAIKKVTGKDPNAYLADYRNHNRMRMQELKEAVGVESRATIFNPKYIKDVLKGGKTSAEGITELVTNAFGWEATRSEVIDDAFWNQVHDLYVLDKENLGMQAFFERENPAAMQEITAVMIETARKGFWKATDAQLKALTDLHLQFVERFGLEPSGFSGDNTKLQEYIEKQVSKEQAVAYRKQIEQAKNGATDTERKEAKVLRREELSDKKEKVKLDGLWIGVGVVAVFIAIVLFVRKRKKR, encoded by the coding sequence ATGAAAACTAAAAAAATCTTTTTACTCAGTTTTGCAGCTCTGTTGCTTGTAGCGATAGGGCTTTTGGGCTGGAAAAAATGGGCGGCACCAACTCGTATTGCTTTGGTGAACTTCCCTTCATTTCAAGCATCGAACATTGCTTTGTCCAATACCGATGATTTTATAAAGTACGAATCTGTTTCGGTTGATGAAATAGATAATCTTGAAGGTTACGATTTTATTCTTGCGTGGGCTATGGGGATGAAAATCAACGATGAACAACGCGGTAAGTTTGTTGAAATATCCAAAAAAGTCCCTACGCATTTCTTCGTGGTTACTTCGCCTGAAAACAAAATCAGCAGTTTGGATTCTTTACAACTTAAAAACGTAACCGATTATTTGGATAGCGGAGATAAGAAAAATTATCAGAATTTGGGGAGATATATTCGCCAGTCGATAGACCAAAAAAAGATGTTCGTTACAACGCCCGAAGCCCCTTCGGTAGGCAAAAAAGACGTGCTTTTTCATATTGATGAAAATGTTGATTTTTCGGACGTTTCTTCGTTTGAACAATATTTAAAAGACAATAATTGGTATAAGGAAAACGCTCCGAAAATCGTGATAATTTCCGGAATACATTCTCCTTTTGGCGGTAATCGCGAATATATCAATGACATTATACGTTCGCTTGAAAGCAAAGGAAATAATGTATATCCTGTTTTTTCTTTCGATAAACGACTGGAATTCTTGCAGAAAATCAGTCCGGATGCGGTTGTTTATTTCCCACACGGAAGGCTTTCAATGATGAATGGAGATGTTTTTGTAGAATATCTCAAACAAAGAAATATCCCCATTTTTGCTCCCATTTCAATATTGCAACTTGAAGAAGATTGGTTTAAAGACAAAATGGGAATGTTCGGAGGTTTTATGGGGCAAACCATAGTAATGCCTGAGCTTGACGGAGCTATCTATCCGTATGTGATTATCGCTCAGGAAAAGAACGACAAGGGGTTTTTCGCTTTCAAAACTATTGCCAATCGGCTTGATAAATTCTCTCAAATTGTACAGAATTTCATTCAATTAAAAAACATTCCTACTTCTGAAAAGAAAGTTGCCATTTACTACTTTAAAGGCATAGGTTCGCACGCTTTGGCAGGACAGGGATTGGAAGCAGGAGCATCGCTTTATAATTTGCTCAAACGTATGAAAGCAGAAGGTTTTAAGGTGGAAAATCTTCCTGAAAATGTGCGAGAATTTGAAGCGTTATTGGACAGAAGTGGTAGTGTCATTCCCGATAAAGCCTTTGGCGTATTTGATAAATTCATCAAAGAAGGTAATCCTGCACTTGTTGAAACTTCGGAATATGAAAAATGGTTGGAAAAATCGCTAACAAAATCGGCTTATGACAATGTGATTAACACTTACGGAGCTCCCGAAGGCGGATATATGTCAGTGAATCAAAACGGAAAAGACTATCTGGCTGTTGCACAAATTACATTAGGCAATGTGGTGATACTTCCGCAACCCGCTGCAGCTTTAGGAAAGGATGATTTCACGATGGCTCACGGAGTTGAAGAACCGCCTACGCACGCTTATTTGGGTAGTTATTTTTGGGTACAAAATACTTTCAAAGCTGATGCTTTATTGCATTTCGGTACGCACGGAAGCCTTGAATTTACCCCCGGAAAGCAAGTTGCATTGTGTAGCGATGATTGGAGTGATGTGCTGGTAGGAACCATACCGCATTTCTATTATTACACCATCGCAAACATTGGTGAAAGTATGATGGCAAAGCGTCGCTCGTATGCTACAACATTGTCGTATCTTACCCCTGCTTTTACGGAAACAGATATGCGTAATACTTTCAACAGATTGCAAGATTATATCCGTAATTATCTGAAAGCTCCTGATAATCAAAAGAAAGAAGCTTCGTTGTTAGTTAAAAAAGTAGCTGTTGATATGGGGTTGCACCGCGATTTGCGTCTGGATAGCATACGCTCTGTTCCGTATAGTGAGGAAGATATAATGAAGTTGGATAATTTCGCAGAAGAAATATCTACCGAGAAAATCAACGGAACGCTTTACATCACGGGCGAACCATATACACAAGATAAAATACTTTCTACCGTGATGGCAATGGGAGCCGACCCGATAGCTTATAGCTTGGCTAATCTTGATAAGCAAGAAGGAAAAGTATCGGATAAAGAGCTTAAAAGTCAAGTTTTTTTCACCCAAAAATATTTGAATCCCGCCAAGGATTTAATTCACCAGATTTTAGCAGGGAAAGAAGCTTCGTCCGAGCTAACCGCTTCATTTGCCGATATTTCTGTAGAAGAAATTGAAAAATCAAAACAAATGCTTGCCCCAATGCGAATGCCTTTTGTGATGGGTTCAGGTAGTACCGATAAAAAGAATGACAGTAAAGTCGCCTCTCAAGGGAAACCTGACAAGGAAAATCAAGCAAAGGGTGATTTTGCAGGTAAAAAGCCATCTATTCCTGATAGTGTAAAAAGTAAAATGTCTCCTATGGCAAATATGGGAGGAATGCCGCAAAAAGGCAAAAAAACTACTTACACAAAAGCTGAAAAAGAGCGAGCAAGAGCTATTGTTGAAATCGACAGAACGATTACCAATATTGTTAAGTACCGAGAGGCTTTATTGCAAAGTCCTGATTTAGAAATGAAATCACTCTTTAATGCGATGAAAGGTGGGTACGTTCTGCCTTCATCCGGAGGAGACCTCGTAGCAAATCCGCGTGCTATTCCCACAGGGCGTAACTTGTATTCCATCAATGCGGAAATCACTCCCACTGAAGTGGCTTGGGACAGAGGAGTTGCATTGGCTCAAAATACCATCGATACATATTTCAATCAACACGGAAAATATCCGCAGAAGATAGCTTATACGTTCTGGAGCAGTGAATTTATCGAAACCGAAGGAGTTTCAATCGCTCAAGCGTTGTATATGTTAGGGGTTGAGCCTATGCGTGATAGTTTTGGCAGAATTACTGACCTTCAGCTTGTTCCGTCGGAAAAACTTAAAAGACCTCGTATAGATATAGTGGTGCAAACCTCGGGGCAATTCCGCGATTTGGCAGCCTCACGATTGTTTTTGCTTACGCGAGCCATTGAGCTGGCATCTTCGGCTTCCGGTGAAGAATATGAAAATTACGTCAATAAAGGAAGCCAAGACATTGAAAAAACGCTTGTTGATAAAGGAATTTCACCAAAAGAAGCTCGTGAATTGTCAAAACAACGCATTTTCGGAGGGCTTGGAGGCGGTTACAGCACAGGCACGAAGGAATTAATGCTTTCGGGAGATAAATGGGAGTCGCAAAACGATATTGCCGAAGTGTATATCAACAATATGGGAGCGGTTTATGGTCTTGAAAAAGAATGGGGTGAGCATAGAGCGGCTCTGTTTGAAGCTTCTTTACAAAACACCGATGTACTCATACAGCCTCGGCAAAGTAACGTTTGGGGTGCGTTGAGTCTCGATCACGTTTTCGAGTTTATGGGCGGAATGAATACGGCAATCAAAAAAGTTACCGGCAAAGACCCCAATGCTTATCTGGCTGATTATCGCAATCATAATCGTATGCGTATGCAGGAACTTAAAGAAGCTGTGGGAGTTGAGTCGCGTGCAACTATTTTCAACCCAAAATATATTAAAGATGTTTTGAAAGGAGGCAAAACCAGTGCCGAAGGAATTACCGAATTGGTAACAAACGCCTTCGGCTGGGAAGCTACTCGTTCTGAGGTTATTGATGATGCTTTTTGGAATCAGGTACACGATTTGTACGTTCTTGATAAAGAGAATTTAGGTATGCAAGCTTTCTTTGAAAGAGAAAATCCGGCTGCAATGCAGGAAATTACGGCGGTGATGATAGAAACCGCTCGCAAAGGCTTCTGGAAAGCAACAGACGCTCAGCTTAAAGCGTTGACCGATTTGCATTTACAGTTTGTGGAACGCTTTGGGTTGGAGCCTTCAGGTTTCAGTGGTGATAATACCAAATTACAAGAATATATAGAAAAGCAAGTTTCTAAAGAACAAGCGGTTGCGTATCGTAAGCAAATCGAACAAGCTAAAAATGGAGCAACCGACACAGAACGTAAGGAAGCTAAGGTGTTGCGTAGAGAAGAGCTATCTGATAAAAAAGAAAAAGTAAAACTTGATGGTCTTTGGATAGGCGTTGGCGTTGTTGCCGTGTTTATTGCGATAGTGCTTTTTGTCAGAAAAAGAAAGAAAAGATAG